A single Phoenix dactylifera cultivar Barhee BC4 chromosome 1, palm_55x_up_171113_PBpolish2nd_filt_p, whole genome shotgun sequence DNA region contains:
- the LOC103723723 gene encoding dihydrolipoyl dehydrogenase, mitochondrial-like has protein sequence MAMAMACLARRRAGELVRPGGMWGAALYRGFAAAAAEENDVVVIGGGPGGYVAAIKAAQMGLKTTCIEKRGSLGGTCLNVGCIPSKALLHSSHMYHEAKHAFSSHGVKFSQLEIDLPAMMAQKDKAVSGLTRGIEGLFKKNKVNYVKGFGKFVSPSEVSVDMLQGENTVVKGKHIIIATGSDVKSLPGVTIDEKKIVSSTGALSLSEIPKKLVVIGAGYIGLEMGSVWGRLGSEVTVVEFAPDIVPTMDGEVRKQFQRMLEKQKMKFMLKTKVVGVDTSGDGVKLTVEPAAGGEQSTLEADVVLVSAGRAPFTAGLGLETIGVQTDKVGRIPVDHHFMTNVKGVYAIGDVIPGPMLAHKAEEDGVACVEFIAGKEGHVDYDLVPGVVYTHPEVASVGKTEEQVKALGVSYRVGKFPFLANSRAKAIDDAEGLVKILAEKETDKILGVHIMAPNAGELIHEAVLALQYGASSEDIARTCHAHPTMSEAVKEAAMATYDKPIHI, from the exons ATGGCGATGGCGATGGCTTGCTTGGCGAGGCGGAGGGCCGGCGAGCTCGTTCGGCCGGGGGGGATGTGGGGTGCCGCCCTCTACCGGGGTTTCGCGGCGGCCGCGGCGGAGGAGAACGACGTGGTGGTGATAGGCGGCGGGCCCGGAGGGTACGTGGCGGCGATCAAGGCCGCACAGATGGGGCTCAAAACCACCTGCATCGAGAAGCGCGGGAGCCTCGGCGGCACCTGCCTCAACGTTGGTTGCATCCCCTCCAAG GCACTTCTTCACTCCTCTCACATGTATCATGAAGCCAAGCATGCATTCTCAAGCCATGGTGTCAAGTTTTCTCAGCTTGAAATCGATCTTCCAGCTATGATGGCACAGAAAGACAAAGCAGTCTCTGGTCTCACCCGAGGAATTGAAGGCCTTTTCAAGAAAAACAAGGTAAACTATGTCAAAGGCTTTGGTAAGTTTGTTTCCCCCTCTGAAGTATCGGTCGACATGCTTCAAGGGGAAAATACTGTCGTCAAGGGCAAGCATATCATAATTGCTACCGGTTCTGATGTCAAATCCCTCCCTGGAGTCACAATTGATGAGAAGAAGATTGTTTCATCCACTGGAGCTCTATCTTTATCAGAAATCCCAAAGAAACTGGTGGTTATTGGTGCAGGATACATTGGATTGGAGATGGGTTCTGTTTGGGGGCGACTCGGTTCAGAGGTGACTGTTGTTGAGTTTGCACCAGACATTGTCCCAACCATGGATGGAGAGGTTCGGAAGCAATTCCAGCGCATGCTTGAGAAACAGAAAATGAAGTTCATGCTTAAGACAAAGGTTGTTGGTGTTGACACATCTGGAGATGGGGTAAAATTGACCGTCGAACCTGCAGCTGGTGGAGAACAGAGCACACTTGAAGCTGATGTAGTTCTTGTCTCAGCTGGTAGGGCCCCATTCACAGCTGGCCTTGGGCTGGAAACTATTGGTGTCCAGACTGACAAGGTTGGAAGAATACCAGTTGATCACCATTTCATGACAAATGTAAAAGGAGTATATGCTATTGGAGATGTGATTCCAGGACCGATGCTTGCTCACAAGGCAGAAGAGGACGGTGTTGCATGTGTAGAGTTTATTGCAGGTAAGGAGGGCCATGTGGACTATGATCTGGTTCCTGGGGTGGTATATACACATCCTGAGGTGGCATCAGTTGGTAAAACAGAGGAGCAGGTGAAGGCCTTGGGGGTGAGTTATAGGGTGGGCAAGTTCCCATTCCTAGCAAACAGCCGTGCAAAGGCCATTGATGATGCTGAGGGATTGGTGAAGATACTGGCTGAGAAAGAGACTGACAAAATACTGGGAGTGCACATAATGGCACCCAATGCGGGGGAACTTATCCATGAGGCTGTGCTAGCGCTCCAATATGGAGCTTCAAGCGAAGACATAGCTCGAACATGCCATGCACACCCAACTATGAGTGAGGCTGTGAAGGAAGCTGCTATGGCTACTTACGACAAACCCATTCACATATAG